The DNA window CCCGAGAAACTGGCCGCCCAGGCCCGCATCATGGCCGACGCCGGCTGCCAGTGCGTCTACGTCGTCGACTCCGCCGGCGCGCTGGTCCTCGAAGGCGTCCGCGACCGGGTCGCCGCGCTGGTCGCCGAGTTGGGGTCGGATGCTCAAGTTGGTTTTCATGGCCATGAAAACCTCGGCCTGGGCGTGGCCAACTCGGTGGAGGCCGTCCGCGCGGGCGCCAAACAGATCGACGGCTCGTGTCGCCGCTTCGGCGCCGGTGCGGGCAACGCCCCCGTGGAGGCCCTGATCGCGGTGTTCGACAAGATCGGCGTCAAGACCGGCATCGACTTCTTCGACATCGCCGACGCCGCCGAAGACGTCGTACGCCCGGCCATGCCCGCCGAATGCGTACTGGACCGCAACGCCCTGGTCATGGGCTACTCCGGGGTCTACTCCAGCTTCCTCAAACACGCCGTCCGCCAATCCGAACGCTACGGAGTGCCCGCCCACCAACTCCTGCACCGCGCCGGCCAACGCAAACTCATCGGCGGCCAAGAAGACCAACTCATCGACATCGCCCTGGAAATCAAACGCGAACAGGACAGCGGGACAGCCGCCACACATTGACCACGTCGTCAATTTGCTGGTGTGACCCAGCCCACTAGCTGGATTTATTCAAGTCTGGTGGAAAACGGGTGATTCTGAGCCCGGATTGTCCTACCTTCGTATTAACGACCGCCAGTCGGCATTAGGGGAGTCCGATGAGTTTCATGACGTTGCCACCGGAGATCAACTCTCTGCTGATGTACTCCGGTGCGGGGTCGGCTCCGATGCTGCAGGCTGCGGCGGCCTGGAACGGGTTGGCCAGCGAGTTGGCCTCCGCCGCGCAGTCTTTTGCGTCGGTGACTTCCACATTGGCGGGGCAGGCGTGGCAGGGTGCGGCGGCGCGGGCGATGGCCGCGGCGGCGGCACCATACGCCGGGTGGTTGAATGCCGCGGCTTCCCAGGCGGCCAGTGCGGCGGCTCAGGCCCAGGCGGTGGCAAACGAGTTCGAGACCGCGCTGACGGCCATGGTCCACCCGCTGGCGGTGGAGGCCAACCGCAACAGTCTGGTGAACCTGGTGATGTCGAACCTGTTCGGGCAGAATTGGCCGGCTATCGCGCAGACCGAGTTCAATTACGCGGAAATGTGGGCGCAGGACGTGTCCGCGATGGTGGGTTATCACGGTGGGGCCTCGGCGGCGGCCGCGCAACTGACGTCGGGGCAGGCATTGATGCCGCCGATGCCGTTCTTGCCGGGCATGGGTGGTATGTCCGGTAGCGGCGGCACCGGTGCCGTGGGTACCGGCGGCGGCGCCATCGCCGGAGCCGGCGCCGCGAGCGCCGGCGGCACCGGCCAGACGGTCGGCAACGTGGGTGGCGGCATTGTGGGTGGCGGAGTCGTCGGTGCCGGGAGCGCCAACCTCGCTGCTGCGGCGGGTGGCGGAGGTGTCGCCGCCGTGACTCCCGACAGCGGTGCCGTGGCCGATGGAGGGACCGGGGCAGCCACCAGTGCCAACGCCGGCGGGGGTGTGGCCGGTGTCTCGAGCACCGGGACTGCCGGCTTCACCGGCGGCACCGCCGGCCTCGCGGGAACCGTCGGCATGGGAGCGATGATGGCCGCGCGGGTGGCTGGCTCGGCGTCTGCGGGCTCGGCGCCACCGCCCGCGGCGGAGGCGCCGGCACCGGGAACGGCCGCACAGTCGTCGCCGGAGGTCACGGCAGCGGTGGAAGCCCTCGAAGCGGAAGCCGTGGTGAGCACGCCGGCGGTGGGCACCCCGCTCGTCGCGACGTCGGCGGCGGCGGGCCCGGCTGCGGCCAACGCCCCGAAGGCCCCGACGAAAGCCCCCGCGGCCGAGGCCGAGGGCCAGCGCGAGCGGGTGGCGGTGGAAGCGGAACCGCCGGAACTCAAAACCGCGACCCGCTGATCCTTCCGGTCGGTTCGGATCTCAAGAGCACCGATACTGACGATTTTCCGTTGTTGCTGCGGATGGTTTCGCGCCGTCCATTTTGCCGACGACCGCGTCGGGTAAGGCTTACAAGTCCGAGGCACAGCCGAGCGATGGAAGCGCAACCCGATGACCGTGACCGCCCCCCATGTGCGCCGTGGCTTGTGCGGCAATCCTCGCCGGCGGTCTGCTCAGCGCCGCCGCCTCGACCGCGGCAGTGGCACCCGCGGCACACGCCGCGCCCGACCCGCGCAGCTCGAGCGCCCACGCCGGCCAGCCGAGTACGAGGCCGGACAGGACCAGCCCCTACCTGGCCGACCCCCCGGCGTCAACCAGCGGCTGACTCAAATTGCGCAGCAACCGCCCGCCCAGGCCAAAACCGACCTGCCCACCTACCTGTACAGCTTCTCGGCGTGGTACGGGACCTGCAGAGCATCCGCGCCCCACTGTCCGCCCAGCGCAACCAATGCGGCATGCAGGTGCCGCCATCGAACATCGTGATGGGGTTGGATCGTTCATGAACGGCTTCATGGCGTTCGGCGGTGGGCTGCCGTACGGCGGGTAGCGGCCGGCGGCGGCGCAGTTCGCGCCAGGATTGGTGCCGCGCGGACGCGGGTAACCTGGGCTGCATGACCGTGATTACGACTGCCGGTGGGCGCAGGGGCGGGGCTACCCGCGTCGTCGGGGCCGGCTTATTGGGCGCCATCGCGTCGATGGTGATCGCGCTGCCGGCGGCCACCGCGGCTCCCGAGTGCGATCAGACAGTGGGTAACTCCATCAACTCCTACCTGGAGCGCCATCCCGACCTGCACCAGCAGCTGATCGCCAAGTCGGAGGCGGAGGGCGACGGCGGCAACGTCATCACCTACCTGGAGCGGCATCCGGATGTGCGGCAGCATCTGATCGACCTGTCGCAGCAGTGCGTACCCTAGTGAGTCGGCCTCGTCGCTGAATGCCGCGCACGACGCGCGGGAACGTTCGCCATTGACGAAAAAGTAGAACACGTTCTAGCGTCTAGGCGTGTCCACAGACTCCTTTTCAGGCCCGCTCACCGCTGCCATCGCCGAAGCCGAGCAACTGGTCGCCGCCGCACCGCACATCGAGACCGAAGCGGATCTGCTCGAAGGACTGCAGTATCTGGCCGGCTGCATCGCCGGCTGCATGCATCTGGCCTTCGACTACGAGCGCGACCACCCGTTCCTGCAATCGGGGACCGGACCGTTCACCAAGATGGGCCTGGACAACCCCGACACCCTCTACTTCGGCACCCGGGTGCACGCCGGCCACGACTACGTCGTGATGGGCAGGCGCGGCACCACGACCGACCTCAGCTTTCAGCTGCTCGGCGGTGAGTACACCGACGACAACGTGCCGGCCAGCCAGGCCGCGTTCGACGACCGTGAGATCGAGATCGCCGTGGACGGCAGCTTCGAGTGGCGGGTGCGGCCGACCAGCCCCGGGCAACTGGTGATCCGCGAGGTGTACGCCGACTGGTCGGCGCAGCGTGGCACCTTGGCCATCTCCCGGTTGGACACCGCGGGCACCGCGCCACCGCCACTGACCCGCGAGACCATCGAAAAGCGTTATGCCACAGCCGCCAAGCAACTCGTCAACCGGGTCAAGACCTGGCTGCAGTTCCCGCAGTGGTTCTACCTCGACATCCCGGTGAACACCATGGTCGCGCCCCGGCTGACACCGGGCGGCCTGGCGACCCAGTACTCCTCGGTCGGCCATTTCGACCTGCGGCCCGACCAGGCGCTGGTGATCACTATCCCGGTGTCGGACGCACCCTACCTGGGCTTCCAGCTGGGCAGCATGTGGTACATCTCGCTGGACTACATCAACCACCAGACCTCGCTGAACAACACTCAGGCTCAAGCGGACCCGGACGGCAAGGTGCGCATCGTGGTCGCCGACCAGAATCCGGGCGTGACCAACTGGGTCGAAACCCTCGGTCACCGGCGTGGCATCCTGCAGTTCCGCTGGCAACGGGTCTCGCGCCCGGTCGCCGAGGCCGACGGGCCAACCGTCGAGCTGGTCGACTTCGACGCGGTACCGGACGCGTTGCCGCACTTCGAGCACAACAAGATCTCCGAGGACGAGTGGCGTGCGCGGATCACGCTGCGACAACAGCAAATTGCGGCCAGGATGCTGGGGTGAAGATG is part of the Mycobacterium sp. HUMS_12744610 genome and encodes:
- the dmpG gene encoding 4-hydroxy-2-oxovalerate aldolase; protein product: MSTQDIFFNPIWDVRMTDTSLRDGSHHKRHQFTTDEVAAIVAALDVAGVPVIEVTHGDGLGGSSFNYGFSKTPEQELIKLAAQTAKEAKIAFLMLPGVGTKEDIKQAQDNGGSICRIATHCTEADVSIQHFGFARDLGLETVGFLMMAHTIPPEKLAAQARIMADAGCQCVYVVDSAGALVLEGVRDRVAALVAELGSDAQVGFHGHENLGLGVANSVEAVRAGAKQIDGSCRRFGAGAGNAPVEALIAVFDKIGVKTGIDFFDIADAAEDVVRPAMPAECVLDRNALVMGYSGVYSSFLKHAVRQSERYGVPAHQLLHRAGQRKLIGGQEDQLIDIALEIKREQDSGTAATH
- a CDS encoding PPE family protein produces the protein MSFMTLPPEINSLLMYSGAGSAPMLQAAAAWNGLASELASAAQSFASVTSTLAGQAWQGAAARAMAAAAAPYAGWLNAAASQAASAAAQAQAVANEFETALTAMVHPLAVEANRNSLVNLVMSNLFGQNWPAIAQTEFNYAEMWAQDVSAMVGYHGGASAAAAQLTSGQALMPPMPFLPGMGGMSGSGGTGAVGTGGGAIAGAGAASAGGTGQTVGNVGGGIVGGGVVGAGSANLAAAAGGGGVAAVTPDSGAVADGGTGAATSANAGGGVAGVSSTGTAGFTGGTAGLAGTVGMGAMMAARVAGSASAGSAPPPAAEAPAPGTAAQSSPEVTAAVEALEAEAVVSTPAVGTPLVATSAAAGPAAANAPKAPTKAPAAEAEGQRERVAVEAEPPELKTATR